The following proteins come from a genomic window of Acidimicrobiales bacterium:
- the mnmA gene encoding tRNA 2-thiouridine(34) synthase MnmA translates to MTGQPVYGPVMVAMSGGVDSSVAAALLLEAGHEVVGVTLRLWGGESDSGCCAVSDVDDARRVADALGIDHHVFNLGDHFDSLVVGPYVADHAAGRTPNPCIECNRHVKFGRLLDRARALGFGLLATGHHARVVVRPDGTRRIARAADAAKDQSYVLHMLDQDQLASLLLPIGDLTKDEVRRRAAGLGLRTADKPDSQDVCFITREHGREDFLRRSLTLTPGRVVDGSGAEVGSVAAVELVTVGQRRGMALAGGAAPRFAVDVDVAGATVTVGSIDDLMVDATPLEAFSWADGPVVGRVLVQTSAHGSCDPAVLDDGVVRWAEPRPRVALGQSVVFYDGDQVLGGSIARRA, encoded by the coding sequence ATGACCGGCCAGCCGGTCTACGGCCCGGTGATGGTCGCCATGTCGGGTGGCGTGGACTCCTCGGTGGCCGCCGCACTCCTGCTGGAGGCCGGACATGAGGTTGTAGGCGTGACGCTCCGCCTCTGGGGCGGCGAGTCGGATTCCGGCTGCTGCGCTGTGTCCGACGTCGACGACGCCAGGCGGGTGGCCGACGCCCTGGGGATCGACCACCACGTGTTCAACCTCGGCGACCACTTCGACTCGCTGGTGGTGGGCCCCTACGTGGCCGACCACGCGGCGGGCAGGACGCCCAACCCGTGCATCGAGTGCAACCGCCACGTCAAGTTCGGCCGCCTACTGGACCGTGCCAGGGCGCTGGGCTTCGGCCTCCTGGCCACAGGCCACCACGCCCGTGTGGTGGTACGGCCCGACGGCACCCGCCGGATCGCCAGGGCCGCCGACGCGGCGAAGGACCAGTCATACGTGCTGCACATGCTGGACCAGGACCAGCTGGCCAGCCTCCTGCTCCCGATCGGCGACCTGACCAAGGACGAGGTGCGCCGACGGGCTGCCGGCCTCGGCCTCAGGACGGCGGACAAGCCGGACAGCCAGGACGTCTGCTTCATAACCCGTGAGCACGGCCGGGAGGACTTCCTGCGCCGCAGCCTCACCCTCACCCCGGGACGGGTGGTCGACGGGTCGGGTGCCGAGGTGGGTTCGGTCGCCGCTGTGGAGCTGGTGACCGTCGGGCAGCGGAGGGGCATGGCCCTGGCGGGGGGAGCCGCACCCCGCTTCGCCGTGGACGTCGACGTCGCCGGCGCCACGGTCACGGTTGGATCGATCGACGACCTGATGGTCGATGCCACGCCGCTGGAGGCCTTCTCATGGGCCGACGGGCCCGTGGTAGGGAGAGTCCTCGTGCAGACGAGCGCCCACGGTTCGTGCGACCCTGCGGTGCTGGACGATGGCGTGGTGCGCTGGGCCGAGCCCCGTCCCCGGGTGGCGCTCGGCCAGAGCGTGGTGTTCTACGACGGCGACCAGGTGCTCGGCGGTTCGATCGCCCGCCGGGCCTGA
- a CDS encoding NifU family protein, with protein sequence MSIDVTTEATPGLRARVEKVIEIIRPAIQADDGDIELHDVDEVTGEVTVELVGACTTCPASDQTLKAGIERILRDRVDGVTSVRNVGETANPDGPIGAPDPDEGTAVFL encoded by the coding sequence ATGTCGATCGACGTCACCACCGAGGCGACCCCCGGCCTCCGGGCCCGGGTGGAGAAGGTCATCGAGATCATCCGTCCGGCGATCCAGGCCGACGACGGCGACATCGAGTTGCATGACGTCGACGAGGTGACTGGCGAGGTCACCGTGGAACTGGTCGGGGCCTGCACCACCTGCCCGGCCTCGGACCAGACGCTCAAGGCCGGCATCGAGCGGATCCTGAGGGACCGGGTGGACGGGGTGACGTCGGTGCGCAACGTGGGCGAGACCGCCAACCCGGACGGGCCCATCGGAGCACCCGACCCCGACGAGGGCACCGCCGTCTTCCTCTGA
- the ligA gene encoding NAD-dependent DNA ligase LigA produces MNDAEARIDELRALIRHHDERYHVDDAPDIPDADFDALLVELRGLEDRHPWLVTADSPTQRVAGAGRSTFDEVVHRVPMRSLDNAFSVEELWAWSERVLRRLGDGLGGDGVPAWACELKFDGLAVSLRYEDGVLVQAATRGDGRAGEDVTANVRTIGDVPVRLADGAPPVVEVRGEVYMCLTAFAALNAAQEAADQKVYVNPRNTAAGSLRQKDAAVTATRDLSFWAYQLGEVVGGPELGSHGDTLAWLSTLGLPVNDRMERFADFNEVVAHVELVAASRHDLDYEIDGVVVKVDDLGLQDRLGFTARAPRWAVAFKLPPEERTTRLLDIEVSIGPGGQATPFARLEPVFVGGSTVAAATLHNADQVREKDVRPGDMVVVRKAGDVIPEVLRPVLVERPEGLPAWSFPTSCPACGGPLVRSEGEAATFCTNHACPRQVRGRIEHFASRGAMDIEGFGEQRVDLFVGEGILEDVAGVFTLDYDRIGALDGFGETSVWNLRRAVEASRGRPLGRLLFGLRIPHVGTTVADVVASAFGDLDGLLAASVDDLEAVDGLGPIIAASVHEWLRQSSSRDLLASLRAAGVSLVADTGPAVGADVAPVLAGMAIVVTGTLDGYSRDEARAAIVARGGRSPGGVSAKTTALVAGEGGGSKSVRAEALGVPILDEAAFERLLVDGEIPDQGRTPGASE; encoded by the coding sequence GTGAACGACGCGGAGGCCCGGATCGACGAGCTCCGGGCGCTGATCCGCCACCACGACGAGCGCTACCACGTCGACGACGCTCCCGATATCCCGGACGCCGACTTCGATGCCCTGCTGGTCGAGTTGCGTGGCCTGGAGGACCGCCACCCGTGGTTGGTCACCGCGGACTCGCCGACCCAGCGGGTGGCGGGCGCCGGGCGGTCCACCTTCGACGAGGTGGTCCACCGGGTGCCCATGCGGTCGCTGGACAACGCCTTCAGCGTCGAGGAGTTGTGGGCATGGTCCGAACGGGTCCTACGACGCCTCGGAGACGGCCTCGGAGGCGACGGGGTCCCGGCCTGGGCCTGCGAGCTGAAGTTCGACGGCCTGGCCGTGTCGCTCCGCTACGAGGACGGGGTGCTCGTCCAGGCGGCAACCCGTGGCGACGGTCGTGCAGGCGAGGACGTCACGGCCAACGTACGGACCATCGGAGACGTTCCCGTACGCCTGGCCGACGGCGCCCCTCCGGTGGTGGAGGTGCGCGGCGAGGTCTACATGTGCCTGACCGCCTTCGCAGCGTTGAACGCCGCGCAGGAGGCGGCCGACCAGAAGGTCTACGTGAACCCCCGCAACACGGCCGCCGGCTCGCTCCGCCAGAAGGACGCAGCGGTGACCGCCACCCGGGACCTCTCGTTCTGGGCCTATCAGCTGGGTGAGGTGGTCGGTGGGCCCGAGTTGGGGTCGCACGGCGACACCCTGGCCTGGCTTTCTACCCTCGGCCTGCCGGTGAACGACCGGATGGAGCGCTTCGCCGACTTCAACGAGGTCGTGGCCCACGTGGAGCTGGTTGCGGCCTCCCGCCACGACCTGGACTACGAGATAGACGGGGTGGTGGTGAAGGTCGACGACCTCGGGCTGCAGGATCGACTGGGGTTCACCGCCCGGGCTCCCCGCTGGGCCGTTGCCTTCAAGCTGCCGCCCGAGGAGCGCACCACCCGCCTGCTGGACATCGAGGTGTCGATCGGCCCCGGCGGCCAGGCTACCCCGTTCGCCCGACTCGAGCCGGTGTTCGTGGGCGGGTCAACGGTTGCCGCGGCCACCCTGCACAACGCCGACCAGGTCCGCGAGAAGGACGTCCGCCCGGGGGACATGGTGGTGGTCCGCAAGGCTGGTGACGTCATCCCCGAGGTGCTGCGTCCCGTGCTGGTCGAGCGGCCCGAAGGGCTGCCCGCCTGGTCCTTCCCGACGTCGTGTCCTGCATGTGGCGGACCGCTCGTTCGTTCGGAGGGTGAGGCGGCCACGTTCTGCACGAACCATGCCTGTCCCCGACAGGTCCGGGGACGCATCGAACACTTCGCATCCAGGGGAGCGATGGACATCGAGGGCTTCGGCGAGCAGCGGGTCGACCTGTTCGTCGGTGAGGGCATCCTGGAGGACGTGGCCGGGGTGTTCACGCTGGATTACGACCGCATTGGCGCCCTCGACGGGTTCGGCGAGACGTCGGTCTGGAACCTCCGCAGGGCCGTCGAGGCCTCCCGGGGACGACCGCTGGGACGGCTGCTGTTTGGGCTGCGCATTCCACACGTCGGGACGACGGTGGCCGATGTGGTGGCCTCGGCCTTCGGCGACCTGGACGGCCTGCTGGCCGCCTCTGTCGACGACCTGGAGGCGGTCGACGGCCTGGGCCCGATCATCGCGGCCAGCGTCCACGAATGGCTGCGCCAGTCGTCCAGCCGGGACCTGCTGGCCAGCCTTCGGGCCGCCGGCGTGAGCCTCGTAGCCGACACCGGACCGGCGGTCGGCGCCGACGTGGCCCCGGTGCTGGCCGGCATGGCCATCGTGGTGACCGGAACGCTGGACGGCTACAGCCGCGATGAGGCGAGGGCGGCGATCGTGGCCCGGGGTGGAAGGTCACCGGGCGGCGTCTCGGCGAAGACGACGGCGCTGGTTGCCGGCGAGGGTGGCGGGTCCAAGTCGGTCAGGGCCGAGGCCCTCGGTGTGCCGATCCTGGACGAGGCGGCCTTCGAGCGCCTGCTGGTCGACGGAGAGATCCCCGACCAGGGGAGAACGCCCGGCGCATCGGAGTGA
- a CDS encoding enoyl-CoA hydratase/isomerase family protein, which translates to MTEVTERPLLRVERRDDGVVLATLDRPKVNALDAALLHEIEALALDCADDPPGAVVVTGAGRMFAAGAELAGFADPDLRPIQADAFRSAFAAFERIPCPTIAAVNGLALGGGAELAWCCDLRILGERSVFGQPEVLLGIIPGGGATQRLTRLVGRSTAKRLIWGGAQVDASEALRLGLADEVVPDDGLLERALALAAGYAAGPRVAIRAAKRAIDEGLRLSLDAGVDLELDLFMEVFETDDARHGVESFFEHGPGRATFRGC; encoded by the coding sequence GTGACAGAGGTGACAGAACGGCCCCTCCTCCGTGTCGAGCGACGCGACGACGGCGTTGTCCTGGCCACCCTCGACCGTCCCAAGGTCAACGCCCTGGATGCGGCGTTGCTCCACGAGATAGAGGCCCTGGCCCTGGACTGTGCCGACGATCCCCCGGGAGCCGTCGTAGTGACCGGTGCCGGTCGCATGTTCGCCGCGGGTGCGGAGCTGGCCGGGTTCGCCGACCCGGACCTGCGTCCGATCCAGGCCGATGCCTTCCGATCGGCCTTCGCCGCCTTCGAGCGGATTCCGTGTCCGACGATCGCCGCGGTCAACGGCCTGGCCCTCGGCGGGGGCGCCGAGTTGGCCTGGTGCTGTGACCTGCGGATCCTGGGGGAGCGTTCGGTGTTCGGCCAGCCAGAGGTGCTCCTGGGCATCATCCCCGGTGGCGGGGCCACCCAGCGCCTGACCCGCCTGGTCGGTCGATCGACGGCCAAGCGGTTGATCTGGGGCGGAGCCCAGGTGGATGCCTCCGAGGCCCTTCGACTGGGCCTGGCCGACGAGGTGGTGCCCGACGACGGGTTACTGGAGCGCGCTCTGGCCCTGGCCGCCGGCTACGCCGCCGGTCCCCGGGTGGCCATCCGGGCAGCCAAGCGGGCAATCGACGAGGGCCTCCGGCTCTCGCTGGATGCAGGCGTGGACCTGGAGTTGGACCTCTTCATGGAGGTCTTCGAGACCGACGACGCCCGACACGGCGTGGAGTCGTTCTTCGAGCACGGACCGGGCAGGGCCACCTTCCGCGGCTGCTGA
- a CDS encoding rhomboid family intramembrane serine protease: MESPPDAEVCHWHPENRAGVRCQRCNRRICARCMHSASVGFHCPACVASRSTQRFSPRSAPSAGGLRIPARSGRDATTVLIGLNLAGFVLMVLAGGTGTRLYDRFASGGGGITGDHGLLGGWAPYVGMDPVVGVSAGEWWRLVTGGFLHGGLLHLVFNMFLLWMLGQQLEHLHRPVRYVGLYLGSLAAGSLGVMLMDPMALTVGASGAVFGLMAATVVHQLHRGVNPWHTGLGGLVVVNLFFTFGRPGISIGGHLGGLVGGAVLAWLLDACDRRRFPRLAGTSVLYGLVVVFLAAGVWAAGNWTDPLVG, from the coding sequence ATGGAATCCCCACCGGACGCCGAGGTCTGCCACTGGCACCCCGAGAACCGGGCCGGGGTACGGTGCCAGCGCTGCAACCGACGCATCTGCGCCCGTTGCATGCACTCGGCCTCGGTCGGCTTCCACTGTCCGGCCTGTGTGGCGTCCAGGTCCACACAGCGGTTCTCTCCCCGCTCGGCGCCGTCCGCCGGTGGCCTGCGGATTCCCGCCCGGTCCGGACGGGACGCCACAACGGTCCTCATCGGCCTGAACCTCGCCGGCTTCGTGCTCATGGTGCTGGCCGGCGGAACGGGCACCCGGCTCTACGACCGGTTCGCATCCGGTGGTGGTGGCATCACGGGCGACCACGGCCTCCTCGGCGGATGGGCACCGTACGTCGGCATGGATCCGGTGGTCGGCGTGTCCGCCGGCGAGTGGTGGCGGCTCGTGACCGGTGGGTTCCTCCACGGCGGACTCCTCCACCTCGTCTTCAACATGTTCCTGCTGTGGATGCTCGGCCAGCAGTTGGAGCACCTCCATCGACCGGTTCGGTACGTGGGCCTCTACCTGGGTTCGTTGGCCGCCGGCTCGCTGGGCGTGATGCTCATGGACCCGATGGCATTGACCGTCGGGGCATCGGGCGCCGTGTTCGGCCTCATGGCGGCAACCGTCGTCCACCAGTTGCACCGGGGCGTGAACCCCTGGCACACAGGGCTGGGTGGCCTTGTGGTCGTCAACCTCTTCTTCACCTTCGGTCGTCCGGGCATCAGCATCGGTGGCCACCTGGGTGGTCTGGTCGGGGGAGCGGTGCTGGCCTGGCTGCTGGACGCCTGTGACCGGCGACGGTTCCCGCGCCTCGCGGGCACGTCGGTCCTCTACGGCCTGGTGGTCGTGTTCCTGGCAGCCGGCGTCTGGGCGGCCGGGAACTGGACGGACCCGCTGGTGGGCTGA
- a CDS encoding MFS transporter: MVHEVDKRGLADLRSPRDDLVRERGPEPASGSAERFGLAHGPFHAWVRTLVVAPSDPAAPDGRLSRVVETIEYRAAVGIWRPLFALPLRHAVRTRKVPWWAPPDRLDARASRVLSLLACIQVVDGYLGTVITQTITFASDEFHRSDTAQGVTLAVVRLGIVVALAVVALADRSGRRRLLMAAAVLAVATTALGALSPGLWFLGGTQLVARGLTMGMGILIGVFAAEELPRGSRAYGVSLLALCAALGAGMAVWVLPVADLDPRGWRVVYLVPLVAIPGLVAIGRRLPESRRFTANAPAGADGGRPSGALRRIEGRRLLLLAASAFLLLVFAAPASQFQNDFLKDHRGYTAAGITLFTLLTTTPAGIGIFMAGRLADTRGRRGVGAVGLLGGTAFIVVGYHTAGLAMWTTNVMGAVLGSLTVALGVYGPELFSTRHRARANGLIVTLGVAGSATGLLVVGMLADRFGSYGPAFSVVAVGPVLAAVLVLGWFPETARVELEALNPGDADLDDVSPGGATPDGS, from the coding sequence GTGGTCCACGAGGTGGATAAACGCGGCCTGGCCGATCTCCGGTCCCCCCGCGACGACCTGGTCCGGGAACGTGGTCCGGAGCCCGCTTCCGGATCGGCAGAGCGCTTCGGGCTGGCCCACGGCCCGTTCCACGCGTGGGTGCGCACGCTGGTCGTCGCCCCGTCGGACCCGGCGGCACCAGATGGCCGCCTCTCACGGGTGGTGGAGACCATCGAATACCGGGCGGCGGTCGGCATCTGGCGCCCCCTGTTCGCCCTACCGCTACGTCATGCCGTGAGGACCCGGAAGGTGCCGTGGTGGGCGCCGCCGGACCGCCTCGACGCCCGGGCCAGCCGGGTGCTCTCCCTCCTGGCCTGCATACAGGTCGTCGACGGCTACCTCGGCACTGTCATCACCCAGACCATCACCTTCGCCAGCGACGAATTCCACCGGAGCGACACCGCACAGGGTGTCACGCTGGCCGTCGTCCGCCTCGGAATCGTCGTGGCCCTGGCCGTGGTGGCCCTCGCCGACAGGAGCGGCAGGCGACGCCTGCTCATGGCCGCCGCCGTCCTGGCGGTTGCCACCACGGCGCTGGGGGCCCTCTCGCCGGGGCTCTGGTTCCTGGGCGGCACGCAGCTGGTGGCCCGGGGCCTCACTATGGGCATGGGGATCCTGATCGGGGTGTTCGCCGCCGAGGAGCTCCCACGCGGTTCACGTGCCTACGGGGTGAGCCTGCTGGCGCTCTGCGCCGCCCTGGGGGCCGGCATGGCCGTGTGGGTCCTACCGGTGGCCGACCTGGACCCACGGGGCTGGAGGGTCGTCTACCTGGTGCCGCTGGTGGCCATTCCCGGCCTCGTGGCCATCGGTCGACGCCTCCCGGAGTCCCGCCGGTTCACCGCCAACGCCCCGGCAGGCGCCGACGGCGGCCGGCCCTCCGGCGCCCTGAGGCGCATCGAGGGGCGTCGACTGCTCCTGTTGGCCGCTTCGGCATTCCTCCTCCTGGTGTTCGCCGCACCGGCCAGCCAGTTCCAGAACGACTTCCTGAAGGACCACCGCGGCTACACGGCCGCCGGCATCACCCTGTTCACCCTCCTGACCACCACCCCGGCAGGCATCGGCATCTTCATGGCCGGTCGGTTGGCCGACACCAGGGGGCGTCGGGGCGTGGGGGCGGTCGGCCTCCTCGGCGGTACGGCCTTCATCGTCGTCGGGTACCACACGGCGGGGCTCGCCATGTGGACGACCAACGTCATGGGTGCCGTACTGGGATCGTTGACCGTGGCCCTCGGCGTCTACGGACCCGAGTTGTTCTCGACCAGGCACAGGGCCCGGGCCAACGGCCTGATAGTCACCCTGGGCGTAGCCGGTAGCGCCACCGGGCTGCTGGTGGTGGGGATGCTGGCAGACCGGTTCGGGTCGTACGGTCCGGCCTTCTCCGTGGTGGCCGTCGGGCCTGTCCTGGCCGCCGTGCTCGTGCTGGGTTGGTTCCCCGAGACGGCCCGGGTGGAGCTGGAGGCCCTCAACCCCGGCGACGCCGACCTCGACGACGTATCGCCGGGCGGAGCAACCCCCGACGGGTCCTGA
- the murA gene encoding UDP-N-acetylglucosamine 1-carboxyvinyltransferase, whose amino-acid sequence MDAVSDDSSAGTGSRSVIRVRRSGPLSGSIRVSGAKNSVLKLMAASVLAPGRFTLRNVPRIADVALMAELLDGMGATVTHGSSDQAPDILTIDVPEVMVPEAPYDLVERMRASIVVLGPLLARFGEARVSVPGGDDFGHRPIDMHLRALEQLGATFTTSHGYIEGRAERLVGARVILEYPSVGATENLLMAAVRAKGTTVIDNAAREPEIADLAAFLNAMGAEVHGAGGSTITVEGVERLHPVTHTVVPDRIEAATYLAAVGMAGGAIQLHGARADHMEMLLEKLGDMGLRVDDGGDVLWATAPDRLRSVDVSTLPYPGVATDYKPLLVALLSVADGVGILTENVFAGRFRYIPELVRMGADIRVEGHHAVVRGVEALSGAPVRAPDIRAGAALVVAGLAADGETVVADAHHVERGYQDLVGNLARLGADIS is encoded by the coding sequence GTGGATGCCGTCTCAGACGATTCTTCAGCCGGGACCGGTAGTCGTTCGGTCATCCGGGTCCGGCGATCTGGCCCACTGTCCGGTTCCATCCGGGTTTCCGGAGCGAAGAACTCGGTCCTGAAGCTCATGGCGGCCTCGGTGCTGGCCCCCGGGCGCTTCACCCTCCGGAACGTTCCGCGGATCGCCGACGTCGCCCTCATGGCCGAGTTGTTGGACGGCATGGGGGCGACCGTCACCCACGGCTCCTCCGACCAGGCGCCGGACATCCTGACCATCGACGTGCCCGAGGTGATGGTTCCGGAGGCTCCGTACGACCTGGTGGAGCGGATGCGGGCGTCCATCGTCGTGCTGGGCCCGCTGCTGGCACGGTTCGGCGAGGCCCGGGTGTCGGTGCCCGGCGGCGACGACTTCGGCCACCGTCCGATCGACATGCACCTCAGGGCGCTCGAGCAGCTGGGGGCCACGTTCACCACCAGCCACGGCTACATCGAGGGCCGGGCCGAGCGGCTGGTGGGAGCGCGGGTCATCCTCGAGTACCCGAGCGTGGGGGCCACCGAGAACCTCCTGATGGCGGCCGTCAGGGCCAAGGGCACGACGGTCATAGACAATGCGGCCCGGGAGCCCGAGATCGCCGACCTGGCGGCCTTCCTGAACGCCATGGGCGCTGAGGTCCACGGTGCGGGCGGCTCCACCATCACCGTCGAGGGGGTCGAACGGCTGCACCCGGTCACACACACGGTGGTTCCCGACCGCATCGAGGCGGCCACCTACCTGGCGGCCGTCGGCATGGCCGGCGGGGCGATCCAGTTGCACGGCGCACGGGCCGACCACATGGAGATGCTGCTAGAGAAGCTGGGCGACATGGGCCTGCGGGTCGACGACGGTGGCGACGTGCTGTGGGCCACGGCGCCGGACCGGCTGCGTTCCGTAGACGTGTCGACCCTGCCGTATCCAGGGGTGGCCACCGACTACAAGCCCCTGCTGGTAGCGCTGCTGTCCGTGGCCGACGGGGTGGGGATCCTCACCGAGAACGTGTTCGCCGGCAGGTTCAGGTACATCCCCGAACTGGTGCGCATGGGTGCCGACATACGCGTGGAGGGCCACCACGCGGTGGTCCGGGGGGTGGAAGCGCTCTCCGGGGCGCCGGTGCGTGCGCCCGACATCCGGGCCGGGGCGGCCCTCGTGGTGGCTGGCCTGGCCGCCGACGGTGAGACGGTGGTGGCGGACGCCCACCATGTGGAACGCGGCTACCAGGACCTGGTCGGCAACTTGGCCCGCCTGGGAGCCGACATTTCCTGA
- a CDS encoding cysteine desulfurase, whose translation MEGAYLDHAASTPARPEVVEAMLPWLADHPGNPSGSHAVARAARRAIDDARDIVAALVGAGPGDVVFTSGGTEADNLAVDGVVRATGGLPACSAVEHPAVLAPVADAGGIVVPTDAGGRIDLGALAEVLSAVDGIRLVSVMAANNETGVCNDLDAVAAVLAEGAHEAVLHTDAVQAVAWIDLTVACRAAGLVSLTGHKFGGPKGAGALVVRSGVPLAPVLRGGGQEHERRSGTQNVPAIVGLGEAARLVVADRDATVTRVGALRDRLEAGLLAGVPDSHRTVPYGTQRTPAIAHVCFDGIESEALLFLLERDGVSASAGASCASGAQEPSHVLAAMGVDRASAVGSLRLSLGHGSCDGDVDHALAVIPAAVARLREHDRAVGSR comes from the coding sequence ATGGAGGGCGCCTACCTGGACCATGCGGCAAGCACGCCGGCCCGACCCGAGGTGGTCGAGGCGATGCTGCCGTGGCTGGCCGATCATCCCGGCAACCCGTCGGGTTCCCATGCCGTGGCCCGTGCCGCCCGACGGGCCATCGACGACGCCCGGGACATCGTGGCGGCGCTGGTGGGTGCCGGGCCCGGTGACGTGGTGTTCACCAGCGGGGGCACCGAGGCCGACAACCTGGCCGTGGACGGCGTGGTGCGGGCGACCGGTGGCCTGCCGGCGTGCAGCGCGGTGGAACATCCGGCGGTGCTGGCGCCGGTGGCCGATGCCGGCGGAATCGTCGTGCCTACCGATGCCGGCGGTCGGATCGACCTCGGGGCCTTGGCCGAGGTGCTCTCCGCTGTCGACGGGATCCGTCTGGTGTCGGTAATGGCGGCCAACAACGAGACCGGGGTGTGCAACGACCTGGATGCCGTGGCGGCGGTGCTGGCCGAGGGCGCGCACGAGGCGGTGCTCCACACCGACGCCGTCCAGGCCGTCGCCTGGATCGACCTCACGGTGGCCTGCCGTGCCGCCGGGCTGGTCAGTCTGACCGGACACAAGTTCGGGGGGCCCAAGGGGGCGGGCGCCCTGGTCGTCAGGTCGGGCGTGCCTCTGGCGCCCGTCCTGCGGGGCGGTGGCCAGGAACATGAACGGCGCAGCGGCACCCAGAACGTGCCGGCCATCGTCGGCCTCGGCGAGGCGGCCCGCCTGGTGGTAGCCGATCGTGATGCCACGGTCACACGGGTGGGGGCGCTGAGGGACCGCCTGGAGGCGGGCCTGCTGGCCGGCGTACCGGACAGCCACCGCACCGTCCCCTATGGCACCCAGCGCACGCCCGCCATCGCCCACGTCTGCTTCGACGGCATCGAGAGCGAGGCGCTGTTGTTCCTGCTGGAGCGCGACGGCGTGTCGGCCAGCGCCGGCGCGTCGTGTGCCAGCGGTGCCCAGGAGCCCTCCCACGTGCTGGCCGCCATGGGCGTCGACCGGGCGTCGGCCGTGGGCTCACTGCGGCTCTCCCTCGGCCACGGCTCCTGCGACGGCGACGTCGACCACGCCCTGGCCGTCATCCCGGCAGCGGTGGCCCGACTCAGGGAGCACGATCGCGCCGTGGGGTCCCGATGA
- a CDS encoding methyltransferase domain-containing protein yields the protein MDGYDERTYGDRYAEVYDHWYGDDGGMALTRIGTPTDVANRIATLAGSGPVLELGVGTGRLALALADRGLDVTGLDASGAMLDRLRAKPGSERLTLLEGDMAAPPSLTDDTFSVVLVGFNTFFNLTTVEAQAGCMASAARLLQGGGRFVVEAFVPDPKLATDGVSARYVGLDRVLLDVVKVDGAEQVITGQRIEISAAGNRLFPYVLRYATPNQMDAMASAAGLRLEDRAEDWHGTTFDDGSPAHVSVWVKQ from the coding sequence ATGGACGGCTACGACGAGCGCACCTACGGCGACCGCTACGCGGAGGTATACGACCACTGGTACGGCGATGACGGTGGGATGGCCCTCACACGTATCGGCACGCCGACCGACGTGGCCAACCGAATCGCCACGCTCGCCGGGAGCGGACCGGTACTGGAGCTAGGCGTGGGCACGGGACGACTGGCCCTGGCCCTGGCGGACCGCGGGCTGGACGTCACCGGCCTGGACGCATCGGGCGCCATGCTCGACCGCTTACGGGCCAAGCCCGGATCGGAACGCCTGACCCTGCTGGAGGGCGACATGGCGGCCCCGCCGAGCCTGACCGACGACACGTTCTCCGTGGTCCTCGTCGGCTTCAACACCTTCTTCAACCTGACTACGGTCGAAGCCCAGGCCGGGTGCATGGCATCGGCGGCCCGCCTACTGCAGGGTGGCGGTCGGTTCGTGGTGGAGGCGTTCGTGCCCGATCCGAAGCTGGCCACCGACGGCGTCTCGGCCCGCTACGTGGGCCTGGACCGGGTGCTGCTGGACGTGGTGAAGGTCGACGGGGCCGAGCAGGTGATCACTGGCCAGCGGATCGAGATCAGCGCCGCCGGCAACCGGCTATTCCCCTACGTCCTGCGCTACGCCACCCCCAACCAGATGGATGCCATGGCCTCGGCAGCCGGGTTGCGGCTCGAGGACCGCGCGGAGGACTGGCACGGCACCACGTTCGACGACGGGTCGCCGGCCCACGTGTCGGTCTGGGTGAAGCAGTAG
- a CDS encoding dimethylsulfonioproprionate lyase family protein — MRDPFLIAFHDLAVAEGAGHPEMESPMALLADALTRVVPAAELPRVTLPVVDEHLETTLAAGVGPAADLARMVASRTGWVVPYPEYAGEPDMDAMRLGYAYSPIIGAAEDAISGSTATPVYLSDEVFAGMVLQGPGVTYPPHVHKAVEVYWVLAGSADWQKGDAWSTHGPGTVILHDTGVRHATVTCDEPQLLFFAWVTDPDCVPVIIRL; from the coding sequence GTGCGCGACCCCTTCCTGATCGCCTTCCACGACCTCGCCGTCGCCGAGGGCGCCGGCCATCCCGAAATGGAGAGTCCAATGGCCCTGCTGGCCGATGCGCTGACGCGGGTCGTCCCGGCAGCGGAGCTACCCCGGGTCACCCTGCCGGTGGTCGATGAGCACCTCGAGACGACCCTGGCAGCCGGGGTGGGACCGGCCGCCGACCTGGCCCGGATGGTCGCATCCCGGACCGGTTGGGTCGTTCCGTACCCCGAATACGCAGGGGAGCCGGACATGGACGCCATGCGTCTGGGCTACGCCTACTCGCCGATCATCGGTGCCGCCGAGGACGCCATCTCGGGGAGTACGGCGACGCCCGTGTACCTGAGCGACGAGGTGTTCGCCGGCATGGTCCTGCAGGGTCCCGGCGTCACCTACCCGCCCCACGTCCACAAGGCCGTCGAGGTCTACTGGGTGCTGGCCGGTTCCGCCGACTGGCAGAAGGGCGACGCGTGGTCGACCCACGGGCCGGGGACGGTGATCCTCCACGACACCGGGGTGCGGCACGCCACCGTCACCTGTGACGAACCCCAACTGCTGTTCTTCGCCTGGGTCACCGACCCGGACTGTGTGCCGGTCATCATCCGTCTCTGA